In Streptomyces sp. NBC_00306, a single genomic region encodes these proteins:
- a CDS encoding ABC transporter ATP-binding protein yields MYELSGVTKRYRRGKDTVHALAGVDLTIEDGGRLVIQGPTGGGKSTLLQMLGGLDRPSEGSVVLDGTDLATLPEARLTRVRAEKIGFVFQSFNLIPTLTAQENVETALVPLGLRTAERRERAAEALGSVGLGERLRHLPGELSGGQQQRVAIARALVKRPAVLLADEPTGNLDESMRDEIMEVLESLWQEHAFTFVMVTHDSALAGRARRVAVIRQGRVTMEERAAAGTSSPSGD; encoded by the coding sequence ATGTACGAGCTCAGTGGCGTCACCAAGCGCTACCGGCGCGGCAAGGACACGGTGCACGCACTGGCGGGCGTGGACCTCACCATCGAGGACGGCGGTCGGCTGGTGATCCAGGGCCCGACCGGCGGCGGCAAGTCGACGCTGCTGCAGATGCTCGGCGGGCTGGACCGGCCGTCGGAGGGCAGCGTGGTCCTGGACGGGACGGATCTCGCGACCCTGCCGGAGGCGCGGCTGACCCGGGTCCGTGCGGAGAAGATCGGGTTCGTCTTCCAGAGCTTCAACCTGATCCCCACGCTCACGGCGCAGGAGAACGTGGAGACCGCGCTGGTGCCGCTCGGCCTGAGGACGGCCGAGCGGCGGGAGCGGGCCGCGGAGGCGCTCGGCTCGGTGGGGCTCGGCGAGCGCCTGAGACATCTGCCGGGTGAGTTGTCGGGCGGTCAGCAGCAACGGGTCGCGATCGCCCGCGCGTTGGTCAAGCGGCCGGCGGTGCTGCTGGCGGACGAGCCCACCGGAAACCTCGACGAGTCGATGCGGGACGAGATCATGGAGGTGCTGGAGTCCCTGTGGCAGGAACACGCCTTCACCTTCGTGATGGTGACGCACGACTCGGCGCTGGCGGGGCGGGCGAGGCGGGTGGCGGTGATTCGTCAGGGGAGGGTGACGATGGAGGAGCGTGCGGCAGCGGGCACGTCCAGCCCGTCCGGCGATTGA
- a CDS encoding ABC transporter permease yields the protein MFFTYLRRELRRRRKAALVVASGLALGIALVIVVNSVSSGMNRAQDKVLESLYGLGTDMTVTKAAAPPGEGETTRRPRFEFDAQDNDDTAEQARDLVMVQGFETLASSTVAQVGKQDGVGDAVGGLSVRVMKVNGQFRRGEAAPAQPRQGGPGGGGGGGGEVQGGGAAFDVDSYTAYGTDVTEQDLGPLTSSKITSGRTFKATETNAKVVVLDSAYAKEKSLGVGKTLTISKIPYQVIGIATADSGDAAANVYLPLTQAQSLAGAKDKVTTVYVRAKDSQRIDAVKQTIQKNISGTTVTTSADLADTVSGSLSTASDLASGVGKWLSILVLVAAFLVAGLLTSSAVSRRVREFGTLKALGWKSGRVTRQVAGEALVNGLFGGALGIALGLAGAWLITTFSPTLTAQLGGGGGGAGGGRMFGAGPAVQGGPGSASRALDIALTAPVSLTTIGLAVALAVAGGLVAGGFGGWRASRLRPADALRRVE from the coding sequence ATGTTCTTCACCTACCTCCGGCGCGAACTGCGCCGCCGCAGAAAAGCGGCGCTCGTCGTCGCTTCGGGACTCGCTCTCGGAATCGCGCTGGTCATCGTGGTCAACTCGGTCTCGTCCGGGATGAATCGCGCCCAGGACAAGGTCCTGGAATCGCTGTACGGGCTGGGCACGGACATGACCGTCACCAAGGCCGCCGCGCCGCCCGGGGAGGGCGAGACGACGCGGCGGCCCCGGTTCGAGTTCGACGCGCAGGACAACGACGACACCGCCGAGCAGGCGCGGGACCTGGTGATGGTCCAGGGCTTCGAGACACTCGCCTCGTCGACCGTCGCGCAGGTCGGCAAGCAGGACGGCGTGGGAGACGCCGTGGGCGGCCTGAGTGTGCGGGTCATGAAGGTCAACGGGCAGTTCAGGCGCGGAGAGGCCGCTCCCGCACAGCCGCGACAGGGCGGACCCGGTGGCGGTGGCGGCGGTGGTGGCGAAGTGCAGGGCGGCGGTGCTGCCTTCGACGTCGACTCGTACACCGCGTACGGGACGGACGTCACCGAGCAGGACCTCGGCCCGCTGACCTCGTCGAAGATCACCTCCGGGCGTACGTTCAAGGCGACCGAGACCAACGCCAAGGTCGTGGTGCTCGACAGCGCGTACGCCAAGGAGAAGAGTCTCGGCGTCGGCAAGACGCTCACCATCTCCAAGATCCCGTACCAGGTCATCGGTATCGCGACGGCCGACAGCGGGGACGCCGCGGCCAATGTGTATCTGCCGCTCACCCAGGCGCAGTCGCTGGCCGGCGCCAAGGACAAGGTCACCACGGTCTATGTCCGGGCGAAGGACTCGCAGCGGATCGACGCGGTGAAGCAGACGATCCAGAAGAACATCTCGGGTACGACCGTGACGACATCGGCTGATCTGGCCGACACCGTCTCCGGGTCCCTGTCCACCGCGTCCGACCTCGCCTCGGGGGTCGGCAAGTGGCTGTCGATCCTGGTGCTCGTCGCCGCGTTCCTGGTCGCCGGGCTGCTGACCTCGTCCGCGGTGAGCCGGCGGGTGCGGGAGTTCGGGACGTTGAAGGCCCTGGGGTGGAAGAGCGGCCGGGTGACCCGGCAGGTGGCCGGGGAGGCCCTGGTCAACGGGCTGTTCGGCGGCGCGCTCGGTATCGCGCTGGGGCTCGCCGGAGCGTGGCTGATCACGACGTTCAGTCCGACGCTGACCGCGCAGCTCGGCGGCGGGGGAGGCGGGGCGGGCGGTGGCCGGATGTTCGGCGCCGGTCCGGCGGTCCAGGGCGGTCCCGGCTCCGCGTCCCGTGCGCTCGACATCGCACTCACCGCGCCGGTCTCGCTGACCACGATCGGTCTCGCCGTCGCGCTCGCCGTGGCGGGAGGACTCGTGGCGGGCGGCTTTGGCGGCTGGCGTGCGTCCCGGCTCCGCCCCGCCGACGCGCTGCGCCGCGTCGAGTGA
- a CDS encoding helix-turn-helix domain-containing protein, whose protein sequence is MPGPKDLDPSSSPRALLGAELRHARDQAGLTQDELGRPLFVSGSYIGQMEAGTRRMLPEYAHQIDEILGTNGFFTRNCEVSNKSRYPDHFAEAAEAEATATTIREYAPLLVPGLLQTEAYARAVFRAYQPTAAEDVIDELVEARLDRARLLTHPTKPQLWAVLDEAVLRRKVGGTAVMAETLEHVAGLARRHRIIVQVLPFAAGAHAASDGGLKLMTFPDAPPLAYVNGLGTGQLVDDPATVTRHELSYDLVGATALSPETSLALISSVAEDYAHEDQQP, encoded by the coding sequence TTGCCAGGACCCAAGGATCTCGATCCCTCCTCATCCCCCCGCGCCCTGCTGGGCGCCGAGCTGCGCCACGCACGCGACCAAGCGGGTCTCACCCAGGACGAGTTGGGCAGACCGCTGTTCGTCAGCGGCTCGTACATCGGCCAGATGGAGGCGGGTACGCGCAGGATGCTGCCCGAGTACGCGCACCAGATAGACGAGATCCTCGGGACGAACGGGTTCTTCACCCGCAACTGCGAGGTCTCCAACAAGTCGCGCTACCCGGACCACTTCGCCGAGGCGGCGGAAGCGGAGGCGACCGCGACGACGATCCGGGAGTACGCGCCGCTGTTGGTGCCGGGGCTGCTTCAGACGGAGGCGTATGCGCGGGCAGTGTTCCGGGCGTATCAGCCGACCGCCGCCGAGGACGTCATCGATGAGCTGGTGGAGGCCCGGCTCGACCGGGCGCGGCTGCTGACCCATCCAACAAAGCCTCAGTTGTGGGCAGTTCTCGACGAGGCGGTGTTACGGAGGAAGGTCGGCGGGACGGCAGTGATGGCGGAGACGCTGGAACATGTGGCGGGGCTGGCGCGGCGGCACCGCATCATCGTGCAGGTGCTGCCGTTCGCGGCGGGTGCGCACGCGGCTTCTGATGGCGGCCTCAAATTGATGACATTCCCCGATGCGCCACCGCTCGCCTACGTCAACGGTCTGGGAACCGGCCAGTTGGTGGATGATCCGGCCACGGTCACTCGCCACGAACTGTCTTACGATCTGGTCGGGGCCACCGCACTGTCACCGGAAACGTCCTTGGCCTTGATCTCGTCAGTGGCGGAGGATTACGCACATGAGGATCAGCAACCCTGA
- a CDS encoding DUF397 domain-containing protein: MRISNPEFDLATAVWHKSSYSGGDGGNCLEMATWRKSTHSGGEGGNCLEVADNSPGFVPVRDSKNSGGPELMFRAAAWSAFVAGLKRD; the protein is encoded by the coding sequence ATGAGGATCAGCAACCCTGAGTTCGACCTGGCAACAGCGGTCTGGCACAAGTCCAGCTACAGCGGCGGCGACGGCGGCAACTGCCTGGAGATGGCCACCTGGCGCAAGTCGACCCACAGCGGCGGCGAAGGCGGCAACTGCCTCGAAGTCGCCGACAACTCCCCCGGCTTCGTCCCCGTACGCGACTCCAAGAACAGCGGCGGCCCCGAACTCATGTTCAGAGCCGCCGCCTGGTCCGCCTTCGTCGCCGGTCTGAAGCGCGACTAG
- a CDS encoding alpha/beta hydrolase, whose product MRILGSTTSGFTAAALTLPVLATTLLALPAPASASTPLPDPAVRWEKCTGTGLDPRQECADISVPLDHAKPRGPQTTLAVSRIRSESPDRRRGTLLIIPGGPGGSSINDPSGKGKKLPQSVRDAYDIVGFDPRGVGRSTPVSCGLTHDDLALVNVRGWPAADGSIDKNTETARRLAAACATNGGEVMRSISTRNEARDIDRIRQALGERRLSAWGLSYGTYVGAVYAQMFPHRTDRWVLDSSGDPDPKRVARGWLANYEIAVEDAFPDFAAWAADPANPDRLAATPAEVRPMFLALATRLDRAPIPWAGANPAELNGNVLRQTLLDSLYSVTRFPALAKLMAAARDGRELPAANTPPDQVMQNSVAVTGATICNDVDAWPATDPAPYARDVARSRAQYPLTAGMPRNIWLCAFWKDKPRERPTRITPDGGPSNVLMIQTRRDPSTPLAGALKMREAFGARARMVTVDTVGHGAYVANGNACGDDAVTTFLLTGERPARDKAC is encoded by the coding sequence ATGCGAATCCTCGGCAGTACGACATCCGGCTTCACCGCGGCGGCGCTCACCCTCCCGGTCCTGGCGACGACGCTCCTCGCCCTCCCGGCGCCCGCCTCGGCCTCAACTCCCCTGCCGGACCCGGCAGTCCGCTGGGAGAAATGCACCGGTACGGGACTCGACCCGCGCCAGGAGTGCGCGGACATCTCCGTACCGCTCGACCACGCGAAACCCCGGGGGCCGCAGACCACCCTCGCCGTCTCCCGCATCCGCAGCGAGAGCCCCGACAGACGACGTGGCACCCTGCTGATCATCCCCGGAGGACCCGGCGGCTCCAGCATCAACGATCCCTCGGGCAAGGGGAAGAAGCTGCCCCAGTCGGTGCGCGACGCCTACGACATCGTGGGCTTCGACCCGCGCGGCGTCGGCCGCAGCACACCGGTGAGCTGCGGTCTCACCCACGACGACCTCGCCCTGGTGAACGTCAGGGGATGGCCCGCCGCGGACGGCAGCATCGACAAGAACACCGAGACCGCCCGCCGCCTCGCCGCCGCCTGCGCCACGAACGGGGGCGAGGTGATGCGCAGCATCAGCACCCGCAACGAGGCCCGGGACATCGACCGCATCCGGCAGGCACTCGGCGAGCGCAGGCTGTCCGCCTGGGGTCTGTCGTACGGGACGTACGTGGGAGCCGTCTACGCCCAGATGTTCCCCCACCGCACCGACCGCTGGGTCCTGGACAGCAGCGGCGACCCCGACCCGAAGCGGGTGGCCCGCGGCTGGCTCGCCAACTACGAGATCGCCGTCGAGGACGCCTTCCCCGACTTCGCCGCCTGGGCCGCGGACCCCGCCAACCCCGACCGCCTCGCCGCGACGCCCGCCGAGGTCCGGCCGATGTTCCTCGCGCTCGCCACCCGCCTCGACCGTGCACCGATCCCGTGGGCCGGCGCCAACCCGGCGGAACTCAACGGCAACGTCCTGCGGCAGACCCTGCTGGACAGCCTCTACTCCGTCACGCGATTCCCCGCGCTGGCCAAGCTGATGGCCGCCGCCCGCGACGGCCGCGAACTCCCCGCCGCGAACACGCCCCCGGACCAGGTCATGCAGAACTCGGTCGCCGTCACCGGCGCCACCATCTGCAACGACGTCGACGCCTGGCCGGCCACCGACCCGGCACCCTACGCCCGCGACGTCGCCAGGAGCCGTGCGCAGTACCCCCTCACCGCGGGCATGCCGAGGAACATCTGGCTGTGCGCCTTCTGGAAGGACAAGCCGCGCGAGCGGCCCACCCGCATCACCCCGGACGGCGGCCCCTCGAACGTCCTCATGATCCAGACCCGGCGCGACCCCTCCACACCGCTCGCCGGTGCGCTGAAGATGCGCGAGGCGTTCGGTGCGCGGGCCCGGATGGTCACGGTCGACACCGTGGGCCACGGCGCCTACGTCGCCAACGGCAACGCCTGCGGGGACGACGCCGTGACCACCTTCCTGCTCACCGGCGAACGCCCGGCCCGCGACAAGGCCTGCTAG
- the groL gene encoding chaperonin GroEL (60 kDa chaperone family; promotes refolding of misfolded polypeptides especially under stressful conditions; forms two stacked rings of heptamers to form a barrel-shaped 14mer; ends can be capped by GroES; misfolded proteins enter the barrel where they are refolded when GroES binds), producing the protein MAKIIAFDEEARRGLERGMNQLADAVKVTLGPKGRNVVLEKKWGAPTITNDGVSIAKEIELEDPYEKIGAELVKEVAKKTDDVAGDGTTTATVLAQALVREGLRNVAAGANPMALKRGIERAVEAVSGALLEQAKDVETKEQIASTASISAADTQIGELIAEAMDKVGKEGVITVEESQTFGLELELTEGMRFDKGYISAYFATDMERMEASLDDPYILIVNSKIGNVKDLLPLLEKVMQSGKPLLIIAEDVEGEALSTLVVNKIRGTFKSVAVKAPGFGDRRKAMLNDIAILTGGTVISEEVGLKLENAGLDLLGRARKVVITKDETTIVDGAGESDQVQGRVNQIRAEIENSDSDYDREKLQERLAKLAGGVAVIKAGAATEVELKERKHRIEDAVRNAKAAVEEGIVAGGGVALLQASSVFEKLELTGDEATGANAVKLALEAPLKQIAVNGGLEGGVIVEKVRNLPVGHGLNAATGEYVDMIAEGIIDPAKVTRSALQNAASIAALFLTTEAVIADKPEKASAAAPGGMPGGDMDF; encoded by the coding sequence ATGGCCAAGATCATCGCGTTCGACGAGGAGGCACGGCGCGGTCTCGAGCGCGGGATGAACCAGCTCGCCGACGCCGTCAAGGTCACCCTTGGCCCCAAGGGTCGCAACGTCGTCCTCGAGAAGAAGTGGGGCGCCCCCACGATCACCAACGATGGTGTGTCCATCGCCAAGGAGATCGAGCTCGAGGACCCGTACGAGAAGATCGGCGCCGAGCTGGTCAAGGAAGTCGCCAAGAAGACGGACGACGTCGCCGGTGACGGTACGACCACCGCGACCGTCCTCGCCCAGGCGCTCGTCCGTGAGGGCCTGCGCAACGTGGCGGCCGGCGCCAACCCGATGGCCCTCAAGCGCGGCATCGAGCGTGCCGTCGAGGCCGTCTCCGGCGCCCTGCTGGAGCAGGCCAAGGACGTGGAGACCAAGGAGCAGATCGCTTCGACGGCCTCCATCTCCGCCGCCGACACCCAGATCGGCGAGCTCATCGCCGAGGCGATGGACAAGGTCGGCAAGGAAGGCGTCATCACCGTCGAGGAGTCCCAGACCTTCGGTCTGGAGCTGGAGCTCACCGAGGGTATGCGCTTCGACAAGGGCTACATCTCGGCGTACTTCGCCACCGACATGGAGCGTATGGAGGCGTCGCTCGACGACCCGTACATCCTGATCGTCAACTCCAAGATCGGCAACGTGAAGGACCTCCTTCCGCTGCTCGAGAAGGTCATGCAGTCCGGCAAGCCGCTGCTGATCATCGCGGAGGACGTCGAGGGCGAGGCCCTGTCCACCCTGGTCGTCAACAAGATCCGTGGCACCTTCAAGTCCGTCGCCGTCAAGGCCCCGGGCTTCGGCGACCGCCGCAAGGCGATGCTGAACGACATCGCCATCCTCACGGGCGGCACGGTCATCTCCGAGGAGGTCGGCCTCAAGCTCGAGAACGCCGGCCTGGACCTGCTGGGCCGCGCCCGCAAGGTCGTCATCACCAAGGACGAGACCACGATCGTCGACGGTGCCGGTGAGAGCGACCAGGTCCAGGGTCGTGTCAACCAGATCCGTGCCGAGATCGAGAACAGCGACTCGGACTACGACCGTGAGAAGCTCCAGGAGCGCCTCGCGAAGCTGGCCGGCGGCGTGGCCGTCATCAAGGCCGGTGCCGCGACCGAGGTCGAGCTCAAGGAGCGCAAGCACCGCATCGAGGACGCGGTGCGCAACGCCAAGGCCGCCGTCGAGGAGGGCATCGTCGCCGGTGGTGGCGTGGCTCTGCTCCAGGCTTCCTCGGTCTTCGAGAAGCTCGAGCTCACGGGCGACGAGGCGACCGGCGCCAACGCCGTGAAGCTCGCGCTGGAGGCCCCGCTCAAGCAGATCGCCGTCAACGGTGGTCTCGAGGGTGGCGTCATCGTCGAGAAGGTCCGCAACCTGCCCGTCGGCCACGGCCTGAACGCCGCGACCGGTGAGTACGTCGACATGATCGCCGAAGGCATCATCGACCCCGCGAAGGTGACCCGCTCTGCCCTGCAGAACGCGGCCTCCATCGCGGCGCTGTTCCTCACCACCGAGGCCGTCATCGCCGACAAGCCGGAGAAGGCCTCCGCGGCCGCTCCGGGCGGCATGCCGGGCGGTGACATGGACTTCTGA
- a CDS encoding cold-shock protein, which produces MAQGTVKWFNAEKGYGFIAVDGGADVFVHYSAIQMDGYRTLEEGQRVEFEISQGQKGPQADMVKLAV; this is translated from the coding sequence ATGGCTCAGGGCACCGTCAAGTGGTTCAACGCGGAGAAGGGGTACGGCTTCATCGCGGTCGACGGTGGTGCGGATGTTTTCGTCCACTACAGCGCGATCCAGATGGACGGCTACCGCACCCTGGAGGAGGGTCAGCGAGTCGAGTTCGAGATCTCGCAGGGCCAGAAGGGTCCGCAGGCGGACATGGTCAAGCTCGCCGTCTGA
- a CDS encoding MoaD/ThiS family protein — protein MSVNVRIPTILRTYTGGQAEVPAEGATLSEVIADLEKNHTGIAARVLDDQGKLRRFVNVYVNDDDVRFEQGLETATPDGAGISIIPAVAGG, from the coding sequence ATGAGCGTCAACGTCCGCATCCCCACCATCCTCCGCACGTACACGGGCGGCCAGGCCGAGGTCCCGGCGGAGGGCGCGACGCTCTCCGAGGTCATCGCCGACCTGGAGAAGAACCACACCGGTATCGCCGCCCGTGTCCTGGACGACCAGGGCAAGCTGCGCCGCTTCGTGAACGTCTACGTCAACGACGACGATGTCCGTTTCGAGCAGGGTCTCGAGACCGCCACGCCCGACGGCGCCGGCATTTCGATCATCCCCGCCGTCGCCGGCGGCTGA
- the thrC gene encoding threonine synthase encodes MAVQTVASTTPVDLGPAAALSCRECGERFELGPIFACASCFGPLEVAYDLPSGDPEGLRKRIEAGPDNIWRYAPLLPVPADVADKPNINPGFTKLVKADNLARELGVTGGLHIKDDSGNPTHSFKDRVVAIAVEAARAFGFTTLSCSSTGNLAGAVGAAAARAGFRSCVFIPHDLEQGKVVMAAVYGGELVGIEGNYDDVNRFCSELIGDPLGEGWGFVNVNLRPYYGEGSKTLAYEICEQLGWRLPDQIVIPIASGSQLTKIDKGLQELIKLGLVEDKPYKIFGAQAAGCSPVSTAFKAGHDVVRPQKPNTIAKSLAIGNPADGPYVLDIARRTGGFVEDVDDEQIVDAIKLLARTEGIFAETAGGVTVGVTRKLLEAGVLDPSLTTVVLNTGDGLKTLDAVAPTTGPSATIRPSLDAFRDAGLAG; translated from the coding sequence ATGGCTGTGCAGACTGTCGCCAGCACCACCCCCGTCGACCTGGGACCGGCCGCGGCGCTCTCGTGCCGCGAATGCGGGGAGCGTTTCGAACTCGGCCCGATCTTTGCCTGTGCCTCGTGTTTCGGGCCGCTGGAAGTCGCCTACGACCTCCCGAGCGGTGACCCCGAAGGGCTGCGGAAGCGGATCGAGGCGGGTCCGGACAACATCTGGCGGTACGCGCCGCTGCTGCCCGTGCCGGCCGATGTGGCCGACAAGCCGAACATCAACCCCGGCTTCACCAAGCTCGTCAAGGCCGACAACCTCGCCCGTGAGCTGGGCGTGACCGGCGGTCTCCACATCAAGGACGACTCCGGCAACCCGACGCACTCCTTCAAGGACCGTGTCGTCGCGATCGCCGTCGAGGCCGCCCGTGCCTTCGGCTTCACCACGCTCTCCTGCTCCTCCACCGGCAACCTCGCGGGTGCGGTCGGCGCCGCCGCCGCGCGCGCCGGCTTCCGCTCCTGCGTGTTCATCCCGCACGACCTGGAGCAGGGCAAGGTCGTCATGGCCGCGGTGTACGGCGGCGAACTGGTCGGCATCGAGGGCAACTACGACGACGTCAACCGCTTCTGCTCGGAGCTCATCGGCGACCCGCTCGGTGAGGGCTGGGGCTTTGTCAACGTCAATCTTCGGCCGTATTACGGAGAGGGCTCCAAGACCCTCGCCTACGAGATCTGCGAGCAGCTCGGCTGGCGGCTGCCCGACCAGATCGTCATCCCGATCGCCTCGGGCTCGCAGCTCACGAAGATCGACAAGGGTCTCCAGGAGCTGATCAAGCTCGGTCTGGTCGAGGACAAGCCGTACAAGATCTTCGGCGCCCAGGCCGCGGGCTGCTCGCCGGTGTCGACGGCCTTCAAGGCCGGGCACGACGTGGTCCGCCCGCAGAAGCCGAACACCATCGCCAAGTCGCTGGCGATCGGCAACCCCGCCGACGGCCCGTACGTCCTCGACATCGCGCGCCGCACGGGCGGCTTCGTGGAGGACGTGGATGACGAGCAGATCGTCGACGCGATCAAGCTGCTGGCCCGTACCGAGGGCATCTTCGCCGAGACGGCGGGTGGCGTGACCGTGGGTGTGACGCGGAAGCTGCTCGAGGCGGGCGTGCTCGACCCGTCGCTCACCACCGTCGTGCTCAACACCGGCGACGGTCTCAAGACCCTGGACGCGGTCGCGCCGACCACCGGCCCCAGCGCGACCATCCGCCCGAGCCTGGACGCGTTCCGCGACGCCGGCCTGGCCGGCTGA